In the genome of Flexistipes sinusarabici DSM 4947, one region contains:
- the lysS gene encoding lysine--tRNA ligase, protein MDEHRYKKLQHLKDSDILPYVNSFKVPFSLAEIKEKYEGVQKSQLMENKYRFTVAGRVMSIREFGKAAFITIKDRSASFQIYLKKGEITEEEYEVFKSTDVGDFAGMSGFLFKTKTGELTLFTENYRMLTKALRDLPEKWHGLKDVEKRYRQRYTDLIVNEYVKDIFITRSRIIKGIRDFFNDRDFLEVETPMMQPLAGGATAKPFITHHNALDMQLYLRIAPELYLKRLVIGGLEKVYEINRNFRNEGVSTKHNPEFTMIEWYMAYADYFDMMALTEDLIVSVTTKILGKNSIEYDGKVINLQKPWPKLTLEESIEKYANIPQSDLKDYESVKKIAENHNIKVDKSWGRGKIVLEIFEELVEDKLFQPTFIIDYPKEVSPLSKSKADNPDVTERFELFIGGFEMANGFNELNDPIDQKERFEKQVEAKDAGDEEAHLMDKDFLRALEYGLPPTAGEGLGIDRLVMLLTNSKSIREVILFPHMRPEEEEE, encoded by the coding sequence ATGGATGAACACAGATACAAAAAACTGCAGCATTTAAAAGATTCTGATATTTTACCGTACGTAAATTCATTTAAAGTCCCTTTTTCACTTGCAGAAATCAAGGAAAAGTATGAAGGAGTACAAAAATCTCAACTGATGGAAAACAAATACAGATTTACAGTGGCCGGCAGAGTGATGTCCATAAGAGAATTTGGAAAAGCGGCCTTTATTACGATTAAAGACAGAAGTGCCTCTTTTCAGATATATCTAAAAAAGGGTGAAATAACCGAAGAAGAGTACGAAGTTTTCAAATCCACCGATGTGGGCGATTTTGCCGGGATGTCCGGTTTTCTCTTTAAAACAAAAACCGGTGAACTAACACTGTTTACTGAAAACTACAGAATGCTGACAAAGGCACTGAGAGATCTACCGGAAAAATGGCACGGTCTGAAAGACGTGGAAAAGCGGTACAGGCAGCGTTATACAGACTTGATTGTCAATGAGTATGTGAAAGATATTTTTATAACGCGCAGCAGAATAATTAAAGGGATAAGAGATTTCTTCAATGATAGAGATTTTCTCGAGGTTGAAACCCCCATGATGCAGCCTTTGGCAGGCGGAGCTACTGCAAAGCCATTCATTACTCACCATAATGCCCTTGATATGCAGCTGTATCTGAGAATAGCGCCCGAATTGTACCTGAAAAGACTGGTTATCGGGGGGCTGGAGAAAGTATACGAAATAAACAGAAATTTCAGGAATGAGGGGGTCTCCACAAAGCATAACCCTGAGTTCACGATGATAGAGTGGTATATGGCTTATGCCGACTATTTCGATATGATGGCATTGACTGAAGATTTGATAGTCTCAGTGACAACAAAAATACTGGGAAAAAATTCAATTGAATACGACGGCAAAGTGATAAATCTGCAAAAACCATGGCCGAAACTGACCCTTGAGGAATCCATTGAAAAATACGCAAACATACCCCAAAGCGATTTGAAAGACTATGAAAGTGTTAAAAAGATTGCAGAAAATCACAATATAAAAGTCGATAAGTCATGGGGCAGAGGAAAAATTGTTCTGGAAATATTTGAAGAACTTGTTGAAGATAAACTTTTTCAGCCCACTTTTATAATTGATTACCCTAAAGAAGTTTCTCCCTTATCCAAATCAAAAGCTGACAATCCCGATGTCACTGAGAGATTTGAGCTGTTTATAGGCGGCTTTGAAATGGCCAACGGATTTAATGAGCTCAACGATCCGATAGATCAGAAAGAGCGTTTTGAAAAGCAGGTGGAAGCAAAAGATGCCGGGGATGAAGAGGCTCATCTGATGGACAAAGATTTTCTGAGAGCACTGGAATACGGATTGCCGCCAACTGCAGGTGAAGGTTTGGGCATAGACCGTCTTGTCATGCTTTTAACTAACAGCAAATCCATTAGAGAAGTAATACTCTTTCCTCATATGAGACCGGAAGAGGAAGAGGAGTAA
- a CDS encoding metallophosphoesterase encodes MKVGVISDSHDNVKNLSFAVEYFNRNGADYVIHCGDIVSPFAAEYLNRFQMPYFGIFGNNDGEWLGLAKITGGKIIKGPLVKEIGGCRFAVFHEPSVIDYISSDVSYVLYGHTHSKDLTKRDRQTIINPGTLGGYMADSASFAVIDTDNGKTDFIDL; translated from the coding sequence ATGAAAGTCGGTGTTATTTCAGATTCCCATGATAATGTCAAGAATCTTTCATTTGCAGTTGAATATTTCAATCGTAACGGTGCAGATTATGTCATTCATTGCGGAGATATAGTATCACCGTTTGCCGCTGAGTATTTAAACAGATTTCAGATGCCGTATTTCGGGATTTTTGGCAACAACGACGGCGAATGGTTAGGTCTGGCTAAAATTACCGGCGGAAAAATCATAAAGGGGCCTCTTGTGAAGGAGATAGGCGGCTGCAGGTTTGCTGTGTTTCATGAGCCATCTGTTATAGATTACATAAGCAGTGATGTATCCTATGTTTTATACGGGCATACGCACAGTAAAGATTTAACAAAACGGGATAGGCAGACGATAATAAATCCAGGCACGCTGGGAGGATATATGGCTGATAGTGCTTCTTTTGCCGTTATTGATACGGATAACGGTAAAACGGATTTTATTGACTTGTAG
- a CDS encoding rod shape-determining protein — MLFNKIFDYFSNDLAIDLGTANTLIYVKGKGIICSEPSVVAINNDTKDILAVGSEAKNMLGRTPANIVAIRPMKDGVIANFEVTEKMLRYFITKVHNRKSLVRPRIVICVPSGVTQVEKRAVKDSAIQAGAREVYLIEEPMAAAIGAGLPIQEPSGNMVVDIGGGTTEVAVISLSGIVYTNSVRVGGDEMDEAIVNYIKRKYNLLIGTWTAEKIKMEIGSAYPGEEEMSIEIKGRSLVEGIPKTIEITDSEIREALEEAVNKIVEAVKVALEKTPPELAADIVDRGIVATGGGALLKGLDKRLAEGTGLPIIVSDDPLTAVALGAGKVLDEIDLLKKVSVV; from the coding sequence ATGTTATTCAATAAAATTTTTGATTATTTTTCAAACGATCTGGCCATAGATCTGGGTACTGCCAATACATTAATTTATGTAAAAGGCAAGGGAATTATCTGCAGTGAACCTTCAGTGGTGGCTATTAACAATGATACAAAAGATATACTTGCAGTGGGAAGCGAAGCGAAAAATATGCTGGGAAGAACTCCTGCCAATATTGTTGCAATAAGGCCTATGAAGGACGGTGTGATAGCCAATTTTGAAGTGACGGAGAAAATGCTCAGGTACTTTATTACAAAAGTTCATAACAGAAAGTCCCTGGTTCGTCCCAGAATTGTTATTTGCGTACCTTCAGGTGTAACACAGGTTGAAAAAAGAGCGGTCAAAGATTCAGCCATACAGGCCGGAGCCAGAGAAGTTTATCTTATAGAGGAGCCAATGGCTGCAGCCATTGGTGCAGGGCTGCCTATTCAGGAACCGTCGGGAAATATGGTTGTTGATATCGGCGGCGGTACTACTGAGGTTGCTGTCATTTCCCTGTCCGGTATTGTATATACAAATTCCGTGAGAGTGGGCGGAGACGAAATGGATGAGGCTATCGTCAATTATATCAAAAGAAAATACAATCTTCTCATCGGTACCTGGACAGCTGAGAAAATAAAAATGGAAATTGGTTCTGCATATCCCGGCGAAGAGGAAATGAGTATAGAAATAAAAGGCAGGTCACTTGTGGAAGGTATACCGAAAACCATAGAGATAACAGACAGTGAGATAAGAGAAGCTCTGGAGGAAGCAGTAAACAAAATTGTAGAGGCAGTAAAAGTTGCACTTGAAAAAACCCCTCCTGAATTGGCGGCTGATATAGTTGACAGAGGGATTGTGGCCACCGGAGGCGGAGCACTGCTGAAGGGACTTGATAAAAGGCTGGCTGAAGGAACAGGTCTTCCTATTATAGTATCCGAT